CGATCGGCTGCATGTCCCGAAGTTGGAGCCGTTTGCGACAGACCGCCGTCACCTGAAGGTTCCGAGCGGCGTATTCGAACGGAGACCGACAGCCGTCGGTGGGAAACGCAGTGCGTACGTTTAGGGGTCGGGCACGCGTTAGCGTCGGTGTGAACTGGACAGTTGACGACGTTCCCGATCAGGACGGCCGAACGATCGTCATCACGGGAGCCAACAGCGGGATCGGTCTCGAGGCAACCCGCGAACTCGCCCGACACGGGGCGAACGTGATCATGGCCTGTCGAAACACCGAGCGTGGCGAGGACGCCGCAGCGGACGTCCGTGCGGGCGTTCCCGACGCCGACCTCCGCGTCGAGGTCTGTGATCTAGCGAGCCTCGAGTCGATCCGCGCGTTCGCCGATCGGCTCGAGGACGAACCGATCGACGTCCTGATCAACAATGCCGGGACGATGGCGATTCCGTGGTCGGAGACCGAGGATGGCTTCGAGACCCAGTTCGGCGTCAACCACCTCGGTCACTTCGCGCTCACGGGACTGGTGCTCGAGGGACTGCATACGGCCCCCGAATCGGAACCCGCGCGGGTCGTGACGGTCTCGAGCGGCCTCCACGAGCGCGGCGAGATCGACTTCGACGATCTCCAGGGCGAACAGGCGTACGACAAGTGGGACGCCTACGGCCAGTCGAAGCTCGCCAACCTGCTGTTCGCGTACGAACTCGAGCGTCGGTTCCTCACGGCCGGGCTGTCCGCCAAGAGTCTCGCGGTCCATCCCGGCTACGCGGACACGCAGTTACAGTTCCGCGGAATCGAGGGCCGTGGCTCCCGAATCCGGTTGCTGGGCAGACAGCTTATGAACGCCGTGTTAGCCCAGCCGGCCGAGAAGGGCGCGCTCCCGACGCTG
Above is a window of Natronorubrum tibetense GA33 DNA encoding:
- a CDS encoding oxidoreductase, which encodes MNWTVDDVPDQDGRTIVITGANSGIGLEATRELARHGANVIMACRNTERGEDAAADVRAGVPDADLRVEVCDLASLESIRAFADRLEDEPIDVLINNAGTMAIPWSETEDGFETQFGVNHLGHFALTGLVLEGLHTAPESEPARVVTVSSGLHERGEIDFDDLQGEQAYDKWDAYGQSKLANLLFAYELERRFLTAGLSAKSLAVHPGYADTQLQFRGIEGRGSRIRLLGRQLMNAVLAQPAEKGALPTLYAATAPDAEGGAYYGPGGLLDMRGTPERQASSDRSYDRGTARRLWEVSSELTGVTYDLPEPKAPSS